The following coding sequences lie in one Pseudorca crassidens isolate mPseCra1 chromosome 2, mPseCra1.hap1, whole genome shotgun sequence genomic window:
- the RCC1 gene encoding regulator of chromosome condensation isoform X7: protein MPPKRITKRRSPPEDALPKSKKVKVSHRSHNTEPGLVLTLGQGDVGQLGLGENVMERKKPALVPILEDIVQAEAGGMHTVCLSKSGQVYSFGCNDEGALGRDTSVEGSEMVPGKVELQEKVVQVSAGDSHTAALTEDGRVFLWGSFRDNNGVIGLLEPMKKSMVPVQVQLSTPVVKVASGNDHLVMLTVDGDLCTLGCGEQGQLGRVPELFANRGGRQGLERLLVPKCVMLKSRGSRGHVRFQDAFCGAYFTFAISSEGHVYGFGLSNYHQLGTPGTESCFVPQNLTSFKNSTKSWVGFSGGQHHTVCMDSEGRAYSLGRAEYGRLGLGEGAEEKSVPTLISRLPAVSSVACGASVGYAVTKDGRVFAWGMGTNYQLGTGQEEDVWSPVEMTGKQLENRVVLSVSSGGQHTVLLVKDKEQS, encoded by the exons ATGCCACCCAAGCGTATAACTAAGAGAAGGTCACCCCCCGAAGATGCCCTCCCCAAAAGCAAGAAGGTGAAGG TCTCACATAGGTCCCACAACACAGAACCGGGTTTGGTGCTGACGCTGGGCCAGGGCGACGTGGGCCAGCTGGGGCTGGGCGAGAATGTGATGGAGAGGAAGAAGCCAGCCCTGGTGCCCATTCTAGAGGACATCGTGCAAGCTGAGGCTGGGGGCATGCACACTGTGTGTCTAAGCAAAAGTGGCCAG GTCTACTCCTTCGGCTGCAATGATGAGGGTGCCCTGGGAAGGGACACATCAGTGGAGGGCTCAGAGATGGTCCCTGGGAAAGTGGAACTGCAAGAGAAGGTGGTACAGGTGTCAGCAGGAGACAGTCACACAGCGGCCCTCACCGAGGATGGCCGTGTCTTCCTTTGGGGCTCCTTCCGG GACAATAATGGTGTGATCGGGCTCTTGGAGCCCATGAAAAAGAGCATGGTGCCTGTGCAGGTGCAGCTGAGTACGCCCGTGGTGAAGGTGGCCTCAG GAAACGACCACTTGGTGATGCTGACAGTTGATGGCGACCTCTGTACTTTGGGCTGCGGGGAGCAGGGCCAACTGGGCCGCGTGCCTGAATTATTTGCTAATCGTGGTGGCCGGCAGGGCCTCG AACGACTCCTGGTCCCCAAGTGTGTGATGCTGAAATCCAGGGGAAGCCGGGGCCATGTCAGATTCCAGGATGCCTTCTGTGGTGCCTACTTCACCTTTGCCATCTCCTCTGAGGGCCATGTATATGGCTTTGGCCTCTCCAACTACCATCAGCTAG GAACCCCAGGCACAGAATCTTGCTTTGTACCTCAGAACCTGACATCCTTCAAGAACTCCACGAAGTCCtgggtgggcttctctggtggccaGCACCATACAGTCTGCATGGATTCAGAAG GAAGAGCATACAGCCTGGGCCGGGCTGAGTATGGGCGGCTGGGCCTTGGGGAAGGTGCCGAGGAGAAGAGCGTACCCACCCTCATCTCCAGGCTGCCCGCCGTCTCCTCAGTGGCTTGTGGGGCCTCTGTGGGATATGCTGTGACCAAGGATG GTCGTGTTTTTGCCTGGGGCATGGGCACCAACTACCAGCTGGGCACAGGACAGGAAGAGGATGTCTGGAGCCCCGTGGAGATGACAGGCAAACAGTTGGAGAACCGTGTGGTCTTATCTGTGTCCAGCGGGGGCCAGCACACAGTCTTACTAGTCAAGGACAAGGAACAGAGTTGA